The window AAAGGAGAGAATGTATATCTAAGAGGTTTTGGTAGCTTCATCGTTAAAAAAAGAGCTAAAAAAACAGCACGTAACATCTCAAAAAATACAACAATCATTATCCCTGAGCATAATATTCCCGCATTCAAACCAGCTCAAACGTTTGTAAATAAAGTAAAATAAAAACACTTTAAATTTATAATAAGATGCCAAGCGGTAAAAAAAGAAAAGGCCATAAAATGGCCACACACAAACGTAAAAAAAGATTACGTAAGAACAGACACAAGAAGAAATAATAGTCGCTGATGCTTAAATCAGAAAGATTGTTATGTCGTAAAAGCGACAACTTCTAAGGTGAAAAAAATCAAAGGACTTAAATCGGAACGATAATGTTCTTTGATTTTTTTACATATAGAGGATAAGTGATATCGGTGGATATCATATACCCTATATCTATTTTGATACAAAACAATTACTAACTATAAACGAATTTTAGACGTGGCAACAACAGAATTAGTAATTGACGTGCAGCAAAAAGAGGTTTCAATTGCACTACTTGAGGATAAACGATTAGTTGAGTTGCAAAAGGAATCAAGCGAAGTGTCGTTTTCGGTAGGCGACATCTATCTTGCTCGCGTCAAAAAAACGATGCCGGGTTTAAATGCTGCGTTTATAGATGTAGGATACAGTAAGGAGGCTTTTCTTCACTATCTCGATTTGGGCGAGCAATACCTTAGCGTAAAAAAGTATCTAAAGCAGATAACTTCAGATCGCAAAAAACAACCTGAATCGCTATCGAAGTTCAGAATGCAACCCGAACTGCCAAAAGAAGGTTCAATAGAGGATGTATTAAGTGTGGGAGATGAGATATTAGTTCAAATAACAAAAGAGCCAATATCAACAAAAGGTCCACGCTTAACAGCAGAAATCTCTATACCGGGACGTTTTTTGGTACTTGTTCCATTCAGCGATAAAGTTTCGCTATCGCAGAAAATTAAGTCAAACTCTGAACGCACTCGATTAAAACAGCTAATCCAAAGCATAAAACCACAAGGATTTGGAGTTATAGTTCGTACAGTTGCAGAAGGTAAAAAGGTTGCAGAACTCGATAACGAACTAAAAACTTTGGTAAAATGCTGGGAAGAGGCAATGCAACGGGTACAACGAGCAAAAATACCATCGTTAGTAAATGCCGAAACATCGCGAACAGTTGCTGTTTTACGAGACTTATACAATCCTTCGTTTGAGAACATCTACGTTAACGACAAGGAGACATTTGCCGAAAT of the Bacteroidales bacterium genome contains:
- a CDS encoding integration host factor subunit beta; translation: MTKAEIVSEISKSTGIEKAIVLTTVEKFMTSVKDSLEKGENVYLRGFGSFIVKKRAKKTARNISKNTTIIIPEHNIPAFKPAQTFVNKVK
- a CDS encoding Rne/Rng family ribonuclease translates to MATTELVIDVQQKEVSIALLEDKRLVELQKESSEVSFSVGDIYLARVKKTMPGLNAAFIDVGYSKEAFLHYLDLGEQYLSVKKYLKQITSDRKKQPESLSKFRMQPELPKEGSIEDVLSVGDEILVQITKEPISTKGPRLTAEISIPGRFLVLVPFSDKVSLSQKIKSNSERTRLKQLIQSIKPQGFGVIVRTVAEGKKVAELDNELKTLVKCWEEAMQRVQRAKIPSLVNAETSRTVAVLRDLYNPSFENIYVNDKETFAEIENYISLIAPERKDFIKLYTGELPIFDNFAITKQIKSSFGKTIAVKNGSYLVIEHTEALHVIDVNSGPRSKAEGQEENAVEVNLAAAEEIARQLRLRDMGGIIVVDFIDMDNADNRQLLYDRMRELMSKDRAKHNILPLTKFGLMQITRHRVRPVLNITVTENCPVCNGKGKISSSILFVDRMEEKIAYLVKKMRVRRFSLHLHPYVAAYVNSGIFSLKMKWRLKYSPFFKIIPNQSLALLEYKIYDNKRNEIDLKDEIEVKL